ACGTGGCTATGAAGATGAGTTTTGGGAACAAACAGTTATATCAGACAAAAACGcctgatggatttttttttgcgCAGATTTCGACATTTTAACTGAAAGTCTTTGGAAAATGTAGATTGCCAAAATAAAGCTTTCAGTGCAGTTTGGTAACGGAGATGCTACGGATGAGTCCACAGTATCTGAGTCAAATCATGTCCTGAGTTGTCCGATTCCACCCTCTTAAGTTCAGAtataaagatataaactcaGATATAACAGTATAACAgataataacaatacatttgtattgtttGACAATGATTAATCAAAAACAGACATTTACAGACGTCCCCTTTAGCTccaagtatttttattttttttttatttccaaagACTAATTAATTAGTCATAAGAAATTGAATGATAGAATAATCTGTACATGTTTCTTGTAGCTCATCTAAGCGTTTACATGACATTATTCAGTTTGTCTAACCAAAACCTgacttttaaaatgcttgtAAAGATGTTAGTTTCCCTGCTAGCTGACAGTATTTCTcgctttttgtatattttggcTCCACGTTTACCAGATAAGCGAGTGAGATTATTTATTTCAGGTGATATTGTTACCTTTTcttaccttttttttcccatttctatCCACAGATTGTGGCATCAGGTGACACTTAAGCTGACAGACTTTGTTAAAGATCCTTACTTCAAAACAGGAGATGGCCTCATACAGGTAACTACATGACAGTCACACATGTAGCCCTTCGTACTGAAGTAAATGAAACTGTCTTGTGATTTTCAAGTTTTAACAGCTCATAAAGTTTAGGCTTTTTGTTTTGTGCCTGTTTTGAGCTTGCAcaggttttaatgtttttagtTGCATGTAGAGACTAGTTTTTTACTACATTAACACAAAATAAGGAGTTTATCCATATCAGGGATCCTGCAGGTTTTAAATGTTTCGCTGCTTCAACACATCTGATTCAGATTAATGCATCatcagcaggcttgtgcagaactttccgatcttttgaagagatccatttaatctgaatcaggtgagtcgaagcagggaaacatctaaaagctgcaggacagcggccctcgaggacctaCTTTGGCCATCCCTGATCTATATCGATAGATGAATGGATATACTTTATTAACTACACCAGCAGAATTATTGGAACTTTGTTTTGGAGATAGCTGCACTTCATTTTCACCCTCAGTCCAAACAAATTACACTGTCTGGTGTGTTGGGGGCAGTTTGAAGTCTTTATTGTGATGTTTTGATATTGATGCATGAAGAATCTGATATTTTTTATGTATGTTGaatcacagaaaataattaaaatagtACTGTAGGACCTGTATTTGAGGCTGAACTATTCCTCTGTTGCTGGAAACTagagaaaagtctttaaaaCTGTCCCCTTTTAGACCAGATACTGGACCGGAGCCAGTTCAGAACCTTCTAAGAACTGGTTTGATTTTTCCCACAGCCAAAATCCCATTATTATGTCACTTTAAGTATATTTTAAACCTCCCTCAAGTGTATTTTAAGTGTTATTTTAGAGCCCAGCACTGCAGGGTGAAGATTTGTCCACACAGATAAGTTTCATCACCATGGAAACCGATGTGAGGTTAATAACGCTGCTTTAAATAACGATATTTATGAACCGTGAAACTACAAACAGAATGTCTACACACTGTTTTGGCTGCTGTGAAGGTCAGCTCGTGATATTAAAACTGGATGGCGTCGTAAACGTTCTCTCTCCAGTTAAGCAGACTCAACACGGCATtttaactggtctgtttgggCTGCATGGCCCCGCCTCCAGCAGAGAGTCCAGCTTTTTGGGGGCTTCAGATCGAGCTTTTTAACACCTTCAGTCGTACCTTTGGGCCGTTAACGTAAcatctctgtttttcttctcgCAGCTTTATGAAAACTTCATCTGTGACTttgaacacaggtgagctaaAAGTGACGTAAACATTAAAACTCCCATCAGTTCAGTTTGTTTTGCTTCTAATTTatcgttttttttcctccccaacAGAATCAATCCACTGTCTCTGGTTGAGATTATACTTTATGTTACCAGACGGATGACAGGTTGGTGATATTTTCTTCACAACAAACCTTTTTCTCCCCTTTTCGTAAGTGTTGATTGAAGTATTTTTTGGTTTTTAGATCCAAAAGATGCCATTACTTTTCTTGAGAAGACCAAAGAAAAGGTGAGTTAATCAGTACCAACATGGCAGGTTTTTTGGAATTGAAGTTTTTTTAATCTAACACATTCTGTGTGGTTCAGGTAAAAAGCAGCGACGAAGCCGTCATACTCTGCAAGACGACTATCGGCAGCCTTAAATTGGAAATCAACGACCTCCCCGCCACCAAGGTGAGACCCCTTCATCTCTCCGCCGTCTCCATTTTCCCGCCCAGTTCACGCTGCTTGTTGAGGCGGCGTGACAAAACCAGCAGCTGTTAAACACAACGACGTGCGCGTTATTCCTCCTCTGACTGAAATAACTCTCAGGTGATGGGACGATTAATTCAGTGCAGCCACACGTCTTTAAATACGCCGTGTTGAGACTGTAACTGAACCAGAGAAAGCTTTGTTTAAATCAGTCGGAGACAGAAACGCTCAGGAAGGTGtggaaacagtcagattatcgacgtatttctgtgttttctttggtGTCAGAAGGATTGTTTTCACTTTAACGAGGTTTCCTAAAACTACTTTGTTACCGGGtcttaaaaataaaatctcCAGGAAACGCCCGGCTCAGCTGATTGAGCAGAGGTGTAGAGAGGCCTGATGTATCCAACTAACACGTCATTGATCAAATGAGTTttcaaggcagctttttaccatctcagaaacatcaacagaattaaaggtttcctctcccaaacagaccaggagaaactcatccatgcattcatctccagcagactccatcactgtaacgctcttttaactggacttcccacaaagagcattaaacatctgcagctcatccagaacgctgctgctggagttttaacccggactaagagatctgaacacatcacagcagctttaaaatctttactctggcttccagtcagtcacagaatagattttaaaagcctgctgatggtttacaatctgtgatctgttcagagaatataaagccagcagagctcttagatccaaggactcaggtcagctggtccagtccagagtccagactaaacatggagaagcagcatttagctgttatgctgcaaacaagtggaacaaactgccagtggagattaaactttcaccaaatggagacatttttaaatccaggttaaaaacatttctgttctcatgtgtctatgcatgaaatctgcacgatatctttgaacttatctggactgtttttaaattcatttaaatgattttatttgtttctctttatgttcttttatgtatttttaatgcttcttccactccctgctgcaatgcttttattttatgtgaagcactttgaattgttttgtacatgaaatgtgctacataaataaatttgatttgatttcagaaACTCATCGAAGAAGTCGAGGAGATGTTGAACAACTTGCCGGGGGTGACGTCGGTCCACGGCCGCTTTTACGACCTCTCCAGCAAATATTACCGCATCATCGGGAACCACGCCTCCTACTACAAGGACGCCCTGCGCTACCTGGGATGCGTGGACATCAAAGACCTTCCAGGTGAGAAGCGGCGAGGCGTGAGAAGCGGCGAGGCGTGAAAAACGCCGCCTGATGAAACGCAGGTCGTTGCTCAGAGCGCAGAACCTGAACGGCTGTCGTTGACTCCACAGAAACGGAGAAGCAGGAGAGGGCGTTCACTCTGGGCCTGGCCGGGCTCCTGGGAGAAGGAGTTTACAACTTCGGAGAGCTGGTGGGATTTTCACTGAACGCTGCGGGGGGGTGTCGTGAGGTAGAAATGAGCCTCGAGTGTTTGTGAGCACATGTgctgtttctctgcagctgatgCATCCTGTGCTGGAGACGCTGAGGAACACGGACAAACAGTGGCTCATCGATACGCTTTACGCCTTCAACCAGGGAAACGTGGAGAAGTTCCAGGGCTTTAAGTCGGCCTGGGGCCAACAGGTGAGCTGACGGCCACTTTCTGGCTGCGACTGTCCGGTTTGAGGGCGGTTTAATAGACGAGGTGGAGAGATTTCATGTAAATTATGTCAGTATacgattttatttttataatctGGATCATAAAACCACAAACACGCAGGTTTGATGAGATTTTGAACTAATTTAAGCTCACTTTGCTCTTCTGAGCGTCGGCTTCGTGTGATTTCTCTTTAACTCTTATCGATCGGCTCTCTTTTAAGTACCAAAATTCTTTCAGTAAtatttccagatgttttatttcTCCATATTTTCAGTATTTTCCTTCCGACTCTTGTTTTGCACAAGTTGAAACTTATAAAAACGGCTTTAAAGgggtagttcgcctcttttgacatgaagctgtgtaacatcccatatcagcaacatcatttctgaacatcttcttaccccctgctgcgtcctgtgagcagagttccagcctcgttttggtgctgatgaaggtagtccggctagttggctggggtttaaaaaataaagcgttttgcttctcaaaacaatatgtgttcaacagagtaatacatttgcatcacaaaatcgttctccaggaaaaagtcagacctcacaatctcttggccctattttctatcccttcgtatcactgcctgctgtgcagaccgagcagcaaacagcgtaacaggcgcagctgtcggcaggcagcagcaggcagtgaaataaagggagagaaaatagggccaagcgattgtgaggtttgactttttcctggagaacgattttgtgatgcaaaatcGGAGACcatttaaaacatttgactAATTAGTGAAAGAACTTCAGTCTTTTTGAGGCTTTTCAACACCTGTTTTGATCACTGGTCATCAGACTAACTGGATTGAAGGACTTTAACCGGATGATTTTTCCTCTGAATCGCAGCCTGACCTCGCAGCACACGAAGCGAAACTGATGCAGAAGATCCAGCTGCTCTGTGTGATGGAGGTGAGATGCTTCACCAGCTGTTCCGTAGCAGCTCGATCCATGAAAAAAGATCTTTATTTAATGTTTAAAACCTTAATGACTCACCGGTTCTGTTCCCGTCCAGATGACGTTCACCCGCCCCGCCAATCACAGACAGCTGACCTTCACAGAGATCGCCAAGAGCGCCAAAATCCCCGTTAACGAGGTCAGTTAGATCCCCGGGGCGCTGATTCCCGGCGCGGTTTGGGAGAGGCGCTGATGTGTTTGTCCTCCTGCAGGTGGAGCTGCTGGTGATGAAGGCTCTGTCCGTGGGCCTGATCAAAGGAAACATCGACGAGGTGGACCAGAAGGTGCAGATGACCTGGGTGCAGCCCAGAGTGCTGGACCTGCAGCAGGTTGGAGGCTCCTTCTTTATCAAAACagctcaaagtgcttcacataaaataaaagcattgcagcagggagtggaagaagcattaaaaatacagaaaagaatataaagagaaacaaataaaattatttaaatgaatttaaaaaccagcaacagtccagataagttcaaagatatcgtgcagatttcatgcgtagacacatgagaaaggaaatgtttttaacctggatttaaaaatgtctccatttggtgaaagtttaatctcttACGGAGCTGGAACCTCCTGGATTTTTACTAATTTTTAACTGAAATAAACTCTTAATTGTTTCAGATCAAAGGGATGAAGGAGCGTCTGGACTCCTGGTGCGGTGACGTTAAAAACATGGCCATGCTGGTGGAGCAGCAGGCCCACGACATCCTCACCTGAGCGGGCGTCGCCGTCAGTCCGCGGAGGGAAGCCTCGCACCTTTCTTTGTTCTACTGGATGTTCTTTCTTCTGATACTTTCATGTTTATTTCACAGTCTGAGAATCAGACTGTGCTGTTTTACACAGTTTCCTCACCGAATGGATCCGGCTCtgtaaagaaaacaataaatgaaTTCTGTACAAAAATCACTCGTCTTTGGAGTCGTTATCTACGTACAACCTTTAAGTGGTTTGGATTTGCATCTTTAGCTTTTTGttcacattaaagggacagttcgcctcttttgacatgaagctgtatgacatcccatatcagcaacatcatttatgaacatcttcttaccccctgctgcgtcctgtgagcagagttccagcctcgttttggtgttgatgaaggtagtccggctagttggctggggtttaaaaaataaagcgttttgcttctcaaaacaatatgcgttcaacagagtaatacatttgcatcacaaaatcgttgtgcaggaaaaag
This Odontesthes bonariensis isolate fOdoBon6 chromosome 1, fOdoBon6.hap1, whole genome shotgun sequence DNA region includes the following protein-coding sequences:
- the psmd13 gene encoding 26S proteasome non-ATPase regulatory subunit 13, whose product is MKDVSGYLKQQQSSSSTPEMAAEWHALEDLYNKRLWHQVTLKLTDFVKDPYFKTGDGLIQLYENFICDFEHRINPLSLVEIILYVTRRMTDPKDAITFLEKTKEKVKSSDEAVILCKTTIGSLKLEINDLPATKKLIEEVEEMLNNLPGVTSVHGRFYDLSSKYYRIIGNHASYYKDALRYLGCVDIKDLPETEKQERAFTLGLAGLLGEGVYNFGELLMHPVLETLRNTDKQWLIDTLYAFNQGNVEKFQGFKSAWGQQPDLAAHEAKLMQKIQLLCVMEMTFTRPANHRQLTFTEIAKSAKIPVNEVELLVMKALSVGLIKGNIDEVDQKVQMTWVQPRVLDLQQIKGMKERLDSWCGDVKNMAMLVEQQAHDILT